In Acidobacteriota bacterium, the following are encoded in one genomic region:
- a CDS encoding DUF4159 domain-containing protein — translation MHPSRIVRVAVVLTALIAAVVAVRPGDTGSVPPSPAPLPAAGPVHGEPIGDGVHAQRQGQQPFDPRELLSRGRGTLNRPVGPHEFYFTRAIYSSGWGYSRWAIDYPKADRQFMTVVNRLIDIDGSPYENAVRLDDPNIRKFPFLYALEVGDIALSRSEIEGLRNYLLAGGFLVIDDFWGSWQWAAFEQQIREVFPEYPIIDVPLEHPVFNTVYRIDEIMQVPAIGNFYGGRTWEQDGYEAHVRGIFDDKGRLMVLINWNTDLGDAWEWAERPEYPLRFSTFAVEMGINFIVYAMSH, via the coding sequence ATGCATCCGTCCCGAATTGTGCGGGTCGCGGTCGTTCTGACGGCATTGATCGCCGCAGTGGTGGCGGTTCGCCCGGGCGACACCGGTTCGGTGCCGCCGTCACCCGCGCCGCTCCCGGCCGCGGGCCCGGTTCACGGCGAACCGATCGGCGACGGCGTTCACGCCCAGCGGCAGGGACAGCAGCCCTTCGATCCGCGCGAGTTGCTGAGCCGCGGGCGGGGCACCCTCAACCGCCCCGTCGGGCCGCACGAGTTCTACTTCACCCGCGCCATCTACAGCAGCGGATGGGGCTATTCGCGCTGGGCGATCGACTATCCGAAGGCGGACCGGCAGTTCATGACCGTCGTCAACCGCCTGATTGACATCGACGGTTCCCCGTACGAGAACGCGGTCCGGCTCGACGATCCGAACATCCGGAAGTTCCCCTTCCTCTATGCGCTCGAGGTGGGGGACATCGCGCTGAGCCGGTCCGAGATCGAGGGGTTGCGCAACTACCTGCTGGCGGGCGGCTTCCTGGTCATCGACGACTTTTGGGGATCGTGGCAATGGGCCGCTTTCGAACAGCAGATCCGCGAGGTGTTCCCGGAGTATCCGATCATCGACGTTCCCCTGGAGCACCCCGTCTTCAACACCGTGTACCGGATCGACGAGATCATGCAGGTGCCGGCGATCGGCAACTTCTATGGCGGGCGGACCTGGGAGCAGGACGGTTACGAGGCGCACGTTCGTGGCATCTTCGACGACAAGGGCCGGTTGATGGTGCTGATCAACTGGAACACCGACCTGGGGGATGCCTGGGAGTGGGCTGAGCGCCCGGAGTACCCGCTACGGTTCTCGACCTTCGCGGTGGAGATGGGAATCAACTTCATCGTCTACGCGATGAGTCACTAG
- a CDS encoding DUF4159 domain-containing protein, with the protein MTVRTVVAALLLAAVSAAGIAGFAYPGAALDGAEDVRPGNVPYDGRFTFVRISYEMYWGLQTGAFLGDVKWAHDYPHAEQNFGRIIEEISDLDIVLAPNGGNVLPLDDPMLTRYPVAYMAEPGFWRPSEADLEALGNYLRKGGFIIFDDFTGDHWYNLVRQLDLAVPGLVPIELTAEHPIFHSFFDIDTLEMAPMYGPPPTFWGIFENNDPNGRMMGIINYENDIGEYWEYSNTGWFAVDVTNEAYRFGVNYVMYALTH; encoded by the coding sequence ATGACCGTGCGGACCGTCGTTGCGGCGTTGCTCCTGGCGGCGGTCTCGGCCGCCGGGATCGCCGGCTTCGCGTACCCGGGCGCCGCTCTCGACGGGGCGGAAGATGTCCGGCCGGGGAATGTCCCTTACGACGGGCGGTTCACCTTTGTCCGGATCAGCTACGAGATGTACTGGGGCCTGCAGACCGGCGCGTTTCTCGGCGACGTCAAGTGGGCGCACGACTACCCGCACGCCGAGCAGAACTTCGGCCGGATCATCGAGGAGATCAGCGACCTCGACATCGTGCTCGCGCCGAACGGCGGCAACGTCCTGCCGCTCGACGATCCCATGCTTACCCGCTACCCGGTCGCCTACATGGCGGAACCCGGCTTCTGGCGGCCTTCCGAAGCGGATCTGGAGGCGCTCGGCAACTACCTTCGCAAGGGCGGCTTCATCATCTTCGACGACTTCACGGGCGATCACTGGTACAACCTGGTGCGGCAGCTCGACCTCGCCGTCCCGGGGCTCGTCCCGATCGAGCTGACCGCTGAGCACCCGATCTTTCACTCTTTCTTCGACATCGACACGCTCGAGATGGCGCCGATGTACGGCCCCCCTCCCACGTTCTGGGGCATCTTCGAGAACAACGACCCGAACGGGCGGATGATGGGGATCATCAACTACGAGAACGACATCGGAGAGTACTGGGAATATTCGAACACCGGCTGGTTCGCCGTCGACGTGACGAACGAGGCTTACCGGTTCGGCGTCAATTACGTGATGTACGCGCTGACGCACTGA